The genomic stretch GTTTTTGGAAAGAACTGGCGCGCAAGGCCGCTCAAGACGTTCCTTCTGCAACAACAACGTGCAGTTTCCTGTGAGCTACGGCAACACTCTTCACAGCTCTTGCGAGCTCCGTCGTcaccgccgcagagcctctctttcttttttccttcaCTAGGCCGTTAGTGCGTGCATGCTCATTTgccttccttcttcgtctcaggacgaggaggagggggaggaaaaGCCGCCGAgctcttcgcgtcgctcgcctaTCGTCGCCAGCCTAGTCTGGGGGTGAGCCGCTTTTAGCGGCACTCCGTTTTCTGCAGCTGTGTGTGTTGTTTCTGACCGGCATGCCCTGAATCCATTTTTTTTCGTGCCGAACTATGACGACGACTTCGCCCCTCCTAAGCCGGAGGGCGCCTGCGGTGAGCGTCTCTCAAGCAAAAAATGAGACACACGCGACGCCCCTCTCGCCGTCCGAGCTCCAGCCTCTGTCGTCTTTCACTTCTCAACACTTTCCGTCCTCCTACTCGTCGTTTTCTTCCCAGCCCTGTCCGGCTTCGTATTCGTccttttcctctgcgcctcgcgtctccttgtcttcttccttttcccctcgcttcgcctcgtgtgcgtcgtcctccctcgccttccccccgcctgcctcctcgccatcttcttcgtcagcagctgcgtcgtcggCTTGCCCATCTTCGTCCTTTTCCTTTCCACCCTTCTCTTCGtttgcttcctcttcgccgtcgctctctgctgaAGGGCACTCTGCGTGCCGCCAGCTGACGCCgctcgcgagcggagagagcACGCAGAGCGGCAGCGTCGTGTCTGGGCGCTCTTCGCTCGGCGCAttgtctccgctgtctgtCTCAGTCCCCTCCTCCTTGGAGAACCTTTCTTCGCTGACATCAGAGCTGACGACGCAGCCTGAGGTCGACGGCCGAGACCTCCCTGGGGCGGACTTCCTCGCGGAGATTGAGCGCTTCgtggcgacggaggaggagcgcgacgacgtcgaattcgaagaagaggcggatgcgacccgcgcgcaggcgaacgcCTTCACGTTGCGTGAGATGCAGACattcgcggaggcgccggccgaaAGGCCGGCATTATTGACAGAGAAAGCGCGCAAACCCCTCAACCGTAGAAGCATACGGGGGCACAAAAAAGGGGCTGTGCTGCTTCCGCGCTTCTCATCTCCTCCGCTGTCATGTGACGCCCTGTCAAGCCTCAAGGCCCCAcccgcgtctgccttcaAAGACCCCCCGTGCCTCGCGGAGGAAGATGacgagcgcgcgcaggacagccgccgcctcaaAGTCTTCACCGTCtgttcgtcctcgtcgccgcggtaCTCTGTGTCTCCCTACTTGCTTCCtcacgcgcctgcctcctttCGTGCCGCGGAGTACCCGCTGCAGGACTTTCCGCCGGTCCCCgcagtcgcctgcgctctctgcgcgcatgctgccgcctctgcggcgcccgcgttctctccttcgtcttccccctcgctctcgcctgcgggccCCGCCACAgagcctctcctcgcgcagcctgcgcggcctgtggagcgcagcgaagagaccgagagcgacgcgtgcccgcgcggcgacgaagacggcgagggcgccaaGAAAGACACGTTCATCACAGCCTCGGTGTTTTTCAGGGAGCAGCGGTTTTCCTCAAGCATCTCGTGTGCCAtgttcctcctcggcgtcggcgtcttcctgcCCTGGAACTGCCTTGTCATGGAAATGGCCACCTTCGACGTCGCCTACTTCCCCACCTTCCCTTGGACTGAAGCCGCGACTCAGGTGAGGCAGCGCGAACGAGAAAGTTGTCCGGGGCGCAGCTCCCGATCGATTTCCCTCTCAACCTGACACGTgttccgcgccgctctgcgacGGCGTGCGCACGCAAAGACAACAGGAAGCAGAGCGCGAGCATCTGTAGCGAGGGGGAACTGTGTTCCACCACCCCAGCCCCGCTCTCACCCCCCCTTTCTCTGCACATGTCTCTGTGTGAGTCCGCTGCTTGGGCTTCTCGCCGCACATCTCTCTGTGTGAATGCGtgtcgcggcggctcgtTCTCGCGCGGATTCCGCGGGGAACTCAAGGAACCGTTTTCTCTGTGCTCCGCCCCCTGCGTATTCTCAGGTTCGCACTGCGTGTTTCTTTCTtgggcagctgctgctgctgtggcTGGGGCCACGTCTGCAACTGATTCCGCGGACAGTGAGCACGCTGATTTTCTCCATCTTGACGAACGTTGCGCTCGCGCTCGTGGCGGTCTGCGTCCCCGAAAACCCTGCCTTCCACATCTGCTGCGTGCTAAGCGGTATCATCGGACTCCAGGGATCGCTGCTCCACGCAAGCGTATACGTGCTCCACGCCGTCATTCACCACGAGCTCGCCGTAGACTGGTCGATAGGTGAGCGGCGAATCCGAATCAGAAGACAGCGACTCAGCCCAGCCGCTGATCATTATTCCGTATTTCATCTAAAGTCCAGACCGAAGGACGACGGGCTCTGCAGGTCGCTGAGGGCTAATAGGTCACACACATCCACGCACAAGGGAAACGGGGCCAGCAGCCGGATTGGCACCGCGGAGAGACACCGCCACCACTTTGTCGTAACGCGATCGCTAGTTGCGCACTGATGAAGCGTGAGAGAAGGGGCGGGAACGTAAAACGGGCATATATAGGGGCGGAAAGCTGCTGGTGACGCCGAGTCGATCCTCCAGTCGCCGGCGTTCCTTGTTGGGGTCATCACAGCGATTCAAGGTAGTCTCCTTCCGGTGGTGCAGCACCGCCATTCTCTCCCTCCCGTGCCTTGCTTGCGTGGTGTcgtgcaggcggcggcctcgccggccCTCtgacggcgctgctggcgttcCCTCTGTATTTCCTTCTGCCGGCTTCGAAGCAAGGCCAGCGCATCGGGACGGTGCTGCTCTTTAGTTTCTCTGCGCTGTggtcgctgctggcggctgcagccctcTGTCTGGGCGCGCGGCaccccctcgcctcgcccgccctcctgaagcaggaggaggaagtcCGCCGGAGTCTGTCGGGCCTCGAGTGGACGCGCGCCACGTCAAGCAGACTTTCGCGGTCGCTCTCGTGGtgggcgagcgccggcgaagccgccaaggcggaggcggggaggGGAAACGAGCCCGAggcggggggaggagaggTCCGGACGCTCGGAGGAAACAGGATGCTCACGGCGACTTCGCGGTTTCTGCGGACGCTCTCGAGAGGAGGCGTcaggcagaaggcgaagcggcgcggaaAGAAGGACCTGACGGTCGGCGAGGTGGCTGCGGCCGTCGAGAAGGCCGCGATCGCCGGCGAAGACACGCCTCACATTCTGGGTCCGGTGCATGCCCATCACGACGCGCGCACCAAGAGATGGAGGATGAAGGAAGGGGCGGAAGAGgagcctctgctgcctctcgccgAGGGGCCTTGctcggcgcgtggcgcggaCGACTCCCCGGCGCTCCATTCCTGCGAAAAGGCGCTGGCGTCCTCGGCGTGGCAACGCCGCGATGTCTTTCGGGCGATTCGCCCGAATCTTCTCACCTGCTTTCTCCTGTTTCTGTCGACCTACCTGATCTACCCCGTCAAAACTGAGCGCCTCTGGCCGTCGAGCTCGCTGGACTTTGTGCTTTTTCAAATGATCCTCGTCGCGTGCTTCCAAGCCGGCAACGTGCTTGGTCgattctgcgtcttctggggctgccgcgcgcgcttctcgtGGCTACTGCCCCTTGTCGTTCTGCGGCTCCTGCTCATTCCCCTTTTCTTCGTGCTGGACGGCACACTCGTCCTTCCGTCATCCTGGTTTAGCCTCCATCTGTCTTCTCCATCCTCTCAAagcgcttccgcgcctctctctccgtcgtctgccgctgcctcgctggcggcggcttcgGACCTGGGGTCGCTGTCAACGCCTGCGTCTCACGCCTTCGTcgtgccgccgccttcgtcgtccgcggcgcctctctctgggcCCCCGCCCCTGTCTCTGTCGGCGTCGCTAACTTCCCCCCCGGCGCTGCCCTCCAcggacgccgaggcctccgcgcgctccttctcACACTTCCTCTCGGCGAACGAGGCCTGGTTGGCAGACTGTTCGCTCTTTCTGCTGCTGATGCTCTTCGCCACCATGCACGGCTGGCTCTCCGTCCTGGGCGCCTTCTACGCTACGCAGGTGCCCTGCTCGACCCCacagaaggagacagcggcctACTTGATGTGCGTCGCCGagagctgcggcgtcgcggtcggcgtcgccctctccgtcATGTGGGCATCGCTCACTGGGCACCACCCGCTCTCGCCCCACAaggcctccgcggtcgcggctgcggccccGTCGGCGAACCCCCCCGGCGACGAAGCAGACTCCGCGTTTTGGTCAGATCTGGATGGAGGCGCGCTGGgcggccctcgcgccgcgagtggcgcccgcgcctcgcgggcgccactCGCGGCaggaagcgccggcgcggcacgTCTAGACCACAGCATTGGCCTCCAAACTGTCCCGAAACTCGGGTGAAGAAAACGTCGAGATTCCCCCTGGGGGGAAGGTGTAAATAAGGAACATGTTGAGAGGAGACCGATGGAGAGGCGGGCACCGACCTCTGGGAAAGAGACGAGAGGAGTTAAAAAAGGGAGTTTAGGTACACCAGTACAAATGGAGACCCGCGACACAGGGCGACATGCTTCAGGTGGCTAGCAGGTAGAGAAGAGATGGACAAAGAGAGATGAGGAGCGAAGGCAACGAACGCAATCTCAGGATCGCCACGATGTAGCAGTGGATTCGAGAGTTGAGGCGTCACACGGCGCGAGTATGTCTTCTCCCCGTTCGGCCTTTTTGAATCTGCCTCATCTCGTACCGCCACGACCTTTTTTTCGAATGCCTTTTCAAGCTGTCGAGCACCTTTTTCTTTGCGCCGGTGTAAATCTTGTGACTTCGTATCACAAAAAGCCTGCGAACTTCCTGCCTTATGGGGAAACGCGTTCCCATGGACGAGAGTGTCGCCATTTATAAGGTTGCGTGTTTCAAAGAATTTGAGTCCTCCATTCACGCACAGAGTGCGACCAACACGGCGAGACCGCGTCTCAGGTGGCCTTCCGCAGTTACAAAGCCGCTTCACTGGTATAGAGTTTTCTGGGTGCGGTAATTCACTCAAACCGAAGGACGCTGATAGTGAAGTCAAGCCGTCAAGTAAGACAGACAGTTAGCATCGGTCGTTAGCATATGAGCTGCCCATAGCCGCCAGAAAGCAGCTGTAGAAGCAACCTCGTTACCTTTCGTCGGCCTCATCACCCAAACCTAAGACCGAGTAGCACTTTCTCGCGTCCGCCGTGGTGCGGCATACGCGCGACACGAACGTGTAAGTGGAATCAAAGCTGCGATTCAGCAATACAGCAAACGGCCCATATCGCCGAGAAGTCCTcggaagaaaaaacaggAAGCGAGCTACAGGAAACACACTGCACTTTGAGCTTCGTACTGAGAACCGCCTCGATACCCAGTCGCCCTGGGATCTGCGTTAGAGGCATTTTCCAAAACCCAATACGAATCGGCCGCCTGCGGTGTTGGCGCACGAAGACGCACGCGTATGCAGAAACGTGTCAAACTAAACGAATTTTGCGGGAGAGCATGCCTACGAAACCGGCCTTCAGGCACCGCTGCTATGTGCACAGTCTATCGACAAGCGTGCGCATCAGCGTAAAAATCACTATCTATATTCATGAATAGAAATAGGTCCGCaaacagacgcagaggggcTCGACCTCTTTCTGCAATTCTGATACTCCCACACCAGAATGGAGAGTTATTTTGTCAACCTTTGCTTCCGTTAGGCACAGAGGCCTCGACACTCCGCACCTCGTTTCTGCTTCCGGGCTTGCCTTGCCACGCCTTTCATTTATCGGTTTGCAGCCTTGGATCTGTATTTCTTTTTCAGGTGCTTGGCGATTTTGTATTTgcgtttttctctgttttgtTCCTTGACCATTTTTTTCCACGTTTTCCGGTCGATGTTATCGGGAATGATGCCGCGAAAGACTTGGTCACTTTCGTCCCCgttctcgccgtcttctctctctccgtttccctcctcttcgtcgtcgtcttcagagGCTTCTGAACTGGAGGCGCTTTCTGTGTCTGCATCGCTTTCGGcattcgccttctcctctctgtcgcccgcgTGTGACTtgctcttcgccctcctctcctcgccttgcTTCTTGCCtcgtcg from Besnoitia besnoiti strain Bb-Ger1 chromosome X, whole genome shotgun sequence encodes the following:
- a CDS encoding hypothetical protein (encoded by transcript BESB_016210), with protein sequence MTTTSPLLSRRAPAVSVSQAKNETHATPLSPSELQPLSSFTSQHFPSSYSSFSSQPCPASYSSFSSAPRVSLSSSFSPRFASCASSSLAFPPPASSPSSSSAAASSACPSSSFSFPPFSSFASSSPSLSAEGHSACRQLTPLASGESTQSGSVVSGRSSLGALSPLSVSVPSSLENLSSLTSELTTQPEVDGRDLPGADFLAEIERFVATEEERDDVEFEEEADATRAQANAFTLREMQTFAEAPAERPALLTEKARKPLNRRSIRGHKKGAVLLPRFSSPPLSCDALSSLKAPPASAFKDPPCLAEEDDERAQDSRRLKVFTVCSSSSPRYSVSPYLLPHAPASFRAAEYPLQDFPPVPAVACALCAHAAASAAPAFSPSSSPSLSPAGPATEPLLAQPARPVERSEETESDACPRGDEDGEGAKKDTFITASVFFREQRFSSSISCAMFLLGVGVFLPWNCLVMEMATFDVAYFPTFPWTEAATQVRTACFFLGQLLLLWLGPRLQLIPRTVSTLIFSILTNVALALVAVCVPENPAFHICCVLSGIIGLQGSLLHASVYVLHAVIHHELAVDWSIGGGLAGPLTALLAFPLYFLLPASKQGQRIGTVLLFSFSALWSLLAAAALCLGARHPLASPALLKQEEEVRRSLSGLEWTRATSSRLSRSLSWWASAGEAAKAEAGRGNEPEAGGGEVRTLGGNRMLTATSRFLRTLSRGGVRQKAKRRGKKDLTVGEVAAAVEKAAIAGEDTPHILGPVHAHHDARTKRWRMKEGAEEEPLLPLAEGPCSARGADDSPALHSCEKALASSAWQRRDVFRAIRPNLLTCFLLFLSTYLIYPVKTERLWPSSSLDFVLFQMILVACFQAGNVLGRFCVFWGCRARFSWLLPLVVLRLLLIPLFFVLDGTLVLPSSWFSLHLSSPSSQSASAPLSPSSAAASLAAASDLGSLSTPASHAFVVPPPSSSAAPLSGPPPLSLSASLTSPPALPSTDAEASARSFSHFLSANEAWLADCSLFLLLMLFATMHGWLSVLGAFYATQVPCSTPQKETAAYLMCVAESCGVAVGVALSVMWASLTGHHPLSPHKASAVAAAAPSANPPGDEADSAFWSDLDGGALGGPRAASGARASRAPLAAGSAGAARLDHSIGLQTVPKLG